gatagaagtgatttcgagggtatggtcatcttgcctgagatcccgcaaggaagaagaacgagtccatgaagaaggcaaacggacgtagtcgaacgaatcctcacaacacgacgttatcggaaccaacccgaagaagcaacatcggaaaggagcaaacaacatagtaaacaaccaacacatgaacatggcatgatgcacaatcaagtatgatgcatgtccggtttaatgaagcatggcatggtaaagtgcacaaacaaccctacaaattaagtggagctcaaagtgcaactccgttgcatattgacaaaacaccacgtgaacttatttagttcgatcttgtttatgtacccaacaatattaaatgttgttaaacatggcaagaaggtgaagcaaagtaaaactacctatctagtcaagtttaatgaggccggaaacaacgaacaacaattccggaaaatcctcatatgcatatattaggtttggtattgttctgccctaaaccatattttatagttgttaaacatgcaaagtgatgccaccaagttaaactaggcatttttctaccccatttacatataaagtttgttaggtttggagctacgactatttagttatgaattaaagcattttaacatgacatatgggcaaaattacacaaacaacattttaaacattttaaacatggatggaaaagacatatgaaactagacaaaaaactaagcatctttcatatataatttattttaatatgatgcacggttggtgaGCTATAATATGCATGATGttaagggacttttctgcaaaacgggCGTTCTCTGGAATAATAGACAAAATCATCTAGAGGAAAAAAACATGACAGGGGCCAACAGTGCACTTGGGCCAACAGTGCAAGAGGTGGGGGCGGCAGAGCTCACCCTAGGCTTGGCCCGGTGGGTGGAGAGGGGAAGCAGGGCGAAGTGGGGTTGGCGACACGCTGGGCCTTGGCGCCCTTGCAACCCATTCTCGCGTCGAGGAGGCATGAGAGGCCTCGGGCGTGGTCCTCTGTTCGACAGAAAACAGAGGGGTGGCGGCGTAGAGCTTGCGGTGGATGGAGGCCGGCGGGCGCGGGACTTGCAGCAGGAGGGGTCGCGGGGCATGGCGCTGGCAGGACCTGATGAAGGACGTCGGCTGTGCAGGAAAGTCGATGCGGCACTGGGCATTAGGATCCACTGGATCGAGACGAGGTGAGGGCATCGTCTTCAGTCGAAGCAGGGCGCGACGGCGGCAGAAACGGAGCGGCGGTGAGGAACCCTTGGTGCGAATCCATGGCGGCGCTGGACGCCGGTGACGGGGCGCAGGGGTCCAGGACCCGTGAGGAGGAGAGGGGCGGCCATGACGTTCCTGGGACTTGGCCGGCTCGATGAAGACGAGAAGCAGCGGCGGCTCGCTGCAACTCAGGGACGAGGCGGCGCTGTACTTGGCGCGATCTCCGGTGACACGGGAAAAGCGAGGGAGGCCGGAGATGAGACTGGGAACGCAGGTTCTTGACGCTGGATGCGGTCAGATCGAGCAACAAGGAGAGTTGACGAGGCCGACGACGTTCTTGAATTGGTGGCGCAGTCCTTGCAGGAGAAAACACGGTGACCACGCGAttagtagcagcagtagagaagaacaatgagaaaatAGGGAGGAGGCCTTGCGGGTCGGGGCGACTTGACGGCGGGGGCCATGGCGCGGTGTTGCTCGGGGCCGGACGGCGCCTGCTCTCGATCCATCCTCGATcaaagcagaggagggggggatGAGGCGCTGGATGGAGGCTGAGAGGATTTTTGGATCGATGGTGGTTGGGTTTGGATCGGGCAAGATGGAGGCTGGTTGGTTGGTTCGGCGCTGAAAACAAGAGGAGTGGCTGCGCAtgatgggatggatgggacaaggtgCCTAGAAACTAGGGTTGCCCATAACATATAGTAAGCCGGATAGgtttaggggctatctcgtccctccgatcaaaatcagaCGGTCAAGAAAAATAGGCTATGGaggccaaataagaaaacggtgatattttgtagatgtttggggatgttccagacccaacggtgacgactgcccggttcgggtccgggacagctcccagacgcgcgcgcgaggagggcgacaggctgacgagagagcttaggctaggcctggcggtaggtagtggactgtgcagaaggcctcaggctgagagaagagaagagaggcccggcgactgtttccggagaccgaaaacgtccgacgtgtgcccggctataatgccgctatagtttaacggttgagctatcaaacgaactccgaatgcgatgaaacttgacagacggtctatctacactttaataagaccacacgccaactttcaacccattccgagaacattttccggccacttataaaatactatttcggacatgccgcaggcgcgtgcaagtgtgactgGGCTCAGAACGGGCAACAGAAAGAACagggagaccgggacagatgcaagttttgaaaacatgatgatgcaatgcacatgctgacatgatgaaatgcaacacgcaggaaaatgacatggcaacgtcggcgaataactggaagacacctggcgcatcggacgaGGGGCGTCAcacatgatgtgtcttaccgatctaccgctatcattttggggttatgctttagagactgccgcattcactttaaatagggctccgtcgaaatccattgagatgacaccgtatgaattatggtttgggaagaaacctaagttgtcgtttttgaaagtttgggtatgcgatgcttatgtcaagaaacttcaacctgaaaagctcgaacccaaatcggaaaaatgcgtcttcataggataccctaaggaaactattgggtataccttctacctcagatccgaaggcaagatctttgttgccaagaatggatcctttctagagaaagagtttctctcgaaagaagtaagtgggaggaaagtagaacttgatgaagtattgcctcttgaaccggagagtagcgcagctcaagaaaatgtttttgtggtgcctgcaccgactagagaggaagttaatgatgatgatcacgaaacttcagatcaagttgctactgaacttcgtaggtccacaaggacacgttccgcaccagagtggtacggcaaccctgtcctagaaatcatgttgttagacaatggtgaaccttcgaactatgaagaagcgatggcgggcccggattccgacaaatggcttgaagccatgaaatccgagataggatccatgtatgaaaacgaagtatgaactttgactgacttgcccgatgatcggcgagccatagaaaataaatggatctttaagaagaaaacagacacggatggtaatgtgaccatctataaggctcggcttgtcgctaagggttatcgacaagttcaaggggttgactacgatgagactttctcacccgtagcgaagctgaagtccgtccgaatcatgttagcaattgccgcgttctatgattatgagatatggcaaatggacatcaaaacggcattccttaatggtttcattaaggaagaattgtatatgatgcagccaaaaggttttgtcgatcctaagaatgatgacaaggtgtgcaagctccaatgctcaatctatgggctggtgcaagcatctcggagttggaacattcgctttgatgagatgatcaaagcatttgggtttacgcagacttatggagaagtctgtgtttacaagaaagtgagtgggagctctatagggtttttcatattatatgtggatgacatactattgatggggaatgatatagaattcttggaaagcataaaggcctacttgaataagtgtttttcaatgaaggaccttggagaagctgcttatatattaggcatcaagatctatagagatagatcgagacgcttcattggtctttcacaaagcacgtaccttgacaagatattgaagaagttcaatatggatcagtccaagaaggggcacgtctcaatgcccgaccacgacagaagatagagaaaagatgagtgtcatcccctatgcctcggccatagggtctattatgtatgccatgctgtgtaccagacctgttgtaaaccttgccgtaagtttggtaggaaggtaccaaagtaatcccggcatggaacactggacagcggtcaagaatatcctgaagtacctgaaaaggactaaggatatgtttctcgtttatggaggtgacgaagagctcgtcataaagggttacatcgatgctagcttcgacacagatctggatgactccaagtcacaaaccggatacgtgtatattttggatggtggggcagtcagctggtgcagttgcaagcaaagcgtcatggcgggatctacatgtgaagcggagtacatggcagcctcggaggcagcacatgaagcaatctggatgcaggagttcattaccgacctagaagTTATTTCCAATGCGTTGGGCCCGATGACTatcttctgtgataacactggagctattgcccttgccaaggagacaAGAAGACcgagcatatcaagcgtcgcttcaacttcatttgtgaaaatgttcaagatggagacatagagatttgtaaagtgcatatggacctgaatgtcgcagatccgcctaaacctcttccacgtgcaaaacatgatcaacaccagaactctatgggtgttcgattcatcacagtgtaactaggttattgactctagtgcaagtgggagactgttggaaatatgccctagaggcaataataaaatggttattattatatttccttgttcatgataattgtctattgttcatgctataattgtgttatccggaaatcgtaatatatgtgtgaatacatagaccacaacatgtctctagtgagcctctagttgactagctcgttgatcaatacatggttacggtttcctaaccatggacattggatgtcattgataacgggatcacatcattagaagaatgatgtgatgaacaagacccaatcctaagcatagtacaaaatcatgtagttcgtctgctaacggGATTATTAGGATTCTGATGAGCTTCTGACCTGTATAATAGCCTGCAGCTTTGTTTCATACAGATATACAAATTCTCCTTTTGCATTTCGAATCGTAGTGGAGATGGCCATGTTCCAACTTCCAAGACCAAGTCTGCATAGGTGCAGACAGAGCCCCATGCATAAAACGAGATAATGAGCTGAGAAAAATGTAAATGCGACGACATGAAATGCAttaaggccaactccagcgcgtGACCCCATCTTGTTTGGGTGCATCCGTTTGAAGTAAAATGGACAAATCAAACGAcccagcgcgcgggcgcaaacggacttttgtccgttttcTGTCCGCTTTCAACCCCTGCCCGGTTCAAGTTTGGGCCGTTTTTAGGGTGAAACGGACAGCGCACGGACGGGCGGGCCATGTGCGCATGTCCTCCCCTGACCCGCTTGTCGGTGGCACAGGAAAAACTTTTTCTATCCGTTCCCCTCCCTCCCTCAGACCGCACCCCCTCCACTCCCGCCCCTCGCCGCTGCCGCTGTTATTGAAGCTGTGCAGCTCGGATGCGCGCTGACCCATCCCCTTCCCCTCGACGCCCCCGAGCTACCCAACCCCGGCCACCTGATTTGCGCACCCCGCGGCCGGATTTGGAGCGGATCCagtcggtcttgagctcgcccggccGTGGGAGGCCgcgccgcgccatggactggccggacACAGGGCCGGAAGGCCCCGGCAAGGCTGCAAGGCCGCATGCAGGtagtggctcctcctctagccgcttgGATTTACACCGTCGGTGGTCCGCCAGTAGATACATGAATGGTGGTCGGCCGGGCTTGGTGCTaacccaaaagctcgtcggcgcaccgttgccactcattaagtgtGACAGCTGCATAAAGAAGATCATGCGCCGCGTGcctacaacgccggaacatcccggatgggtgttcatcaagtgcataaacgatggggtatgtgctactttTTAGCTCGATTGTGCTATCGAATTTGACTAgtcgtgctaacttaaaaatttattatgtagaatggatgcaagttttggttttaggaagaagattacattgatatattgatagagcgcaatttagtagatgttcgtgcacttttagctagcatagaggccagAGATGAGACTATTGCATTTgttgctagaatagaggctagacatgagactagatgcgaggaaccaACGTCTACTTcttcagagcatctccaacggccgcaCAAAAATCTCGCACCCAATAAAAATTATAGCAGGTCACTTTAGCACTTTTAGTGCGCCGGGACCAACATTGATTTAGCAGACGTCCAAAGACGCGCGCCCAAAAAGCAGACGGTGCAAATTGTGAAGCACGCGTAATTCGGAGCCCAAAATATGTTGTGCGCGATAGCGTTTTTCAGTGCGCGCCTAAAACTTTTTAGCGCTACAGTATCTGTTGGAGCTGTTGGGCGCCCAAAAAAATTAATTTATAATGCATGGAGCTCTTTTTGGATGCCTGTTGGAGATGTTCTtagactcgaagaagaaagaagcacgcaacatCGAGCCTCATCATGTGGTTCTTGTTTTtttgtcttgcttttctagtcaaaatttgatGATCTATTCTCATGTACCAAAAATTAATGATGAAAAAAATTATGGACTTGCAAAGAAAAGTGTAGGCGAACAAgatgcggccgggatgcgtccgcgcgttgggcgcacggccaccgcatcctaaAAACtttccggacacgaccccattgccctaccaaaCTGACAAAATTCATGTAAAACCGACGTCCATTTAAGGTtcgtgcgctggagttggcctaagaGCAGGTGACAGACACTAGTAGCAGGGAAATGGAAATACAGAACATATTAAGCGGTCGGTGTTACAGGATTTAGAAACGGATTGAAGCACAGGGTCACAGGGAAATGCCACGATGACGCTAGATCTCAGCAGAGCGCGACGTACTAGTGTCGCCGCCGGCGACGGCCTCCCTTGTCCCCATCAGATCGTCGATAGGCCTGCGCAGATCACAGGACGACGACCCGCCGTCCAACACGGCCGCGCGAGCCTTCACGGCGAGCTCCAGCGCTCGGCCCCTCGCCGCCTCCCCCGTCCCACCGGGCTCCAAGAATCTCGCCACAGCCTGCGCCACCGCCTCCGCCGGCACGGTCTCCTTCTCTTCCTCCTTCGTGCTCCGCGCCCCGCTCCACACCTTCTCGCCGATCTTCAGAACGTCCGTGACCAGCCTCTCCTCGATGAACTGGTCGAACACCAGCGGCCACGTCAGCATCggcacgccggccgccgccgcctcaagCAGCGAGCTCGACCCACAGTGCGTCAGGAATGCCCCCACAGCCGGATGAGCCAGGATTGCAGTCTGCGGGGCCCACCCTCTGACGAGCACCCCCCTCTTCCCGACACGCTCCTCCCACCCTGCCGGCGGTGCCCACCCCTCGGCCCTCAGCACCCACAGGAACGGCTTGCCGGAGGCTTCCAGTCCAAGAGCCAGCTCCCAGAGCTGGTCTCCAGAGATGGAGGCGTAGGTGCCGAAGCATACGTACACCACCGAGCATCTTGGCATCGAGCCTAGCCAACGGATGCATGGTGACTCGCCGGCGCTTGCCCCGGCCGGTGGCAACGGCAGCGACACTGGCCTGACGAAGTAGGCGCGCTTGACGTGGCCGAGGCGCGCGTACAGCTCGCAGTACTCGCTCTCCAGGTCCATGAACGTGTTGACGACTACTCCGAAGCACCTGGCTTGCCCCGCCATGATCGGGCTGCTGAATCCGTCGTCTTTCTCCTGGTACCTCAAGAACTCCGgcagttcggccctcgggatccgTATTTCTGGGCCTAGAAAACTTGGCACAGCCACCTCCTGGCAACCAGAGTCGCCGTCGACTGTAACTGTACCGCCGAGGTGGTGCATCACAATGTTCGAGAAGGGTCCGATGACACTGAACGTAATGCACGGCaggccgagctcgccggcgatgatgGAGTTCCAGAAGAAGTGGACGTCGGTGAAGACGGCGTCAGGGGAGAGCTCCCTGACGAGTGCCTCCTGCGCGGGCCGCGTCAGCGCCTCGTCGATGGCCGCGGCCTCGATGCGCCACGCGTCGGCCCCGGCGGTGGAGAGGTTCTCGACGCCCGGCTTGAGGCCGCCCACCTCCGGGAAAGGGTAGGTGGCTATCCGGACGGCTCGACTCGCCATGGAGTGGCCGTGCCGGTCGAGAGCCGACCGAACGACCGGGACGTTGGCCGGGGTGACCGCCACCCTAGGCTCAACGGTGCCCGGCCTGGCCGCGGCCAGGCGGACGGCGAGGTCGGTGTGGGGGGCGATGTGGCTGGTGGCGAAGAAGGGCACGATCAGGATCCGCAGCTTCTCGCCGTGCTCTCGCTCTGTCGAGGCCATTTTCTTGATGCTGCTTTGGAGTGCTCCTGAAATTGGAATGGTGGCGTCAGCTTTTGTAGCATTAGCACGGAACTGAAGCTCGTGGTTTGCGACGTCGATGCCAAAGGAGACGCGAATCCCAACTATTTTTTTTAGAGGGAAAGGGCTTTTCGGCCCGGCTCCATTTGTATTACCAAATGAAACCCAGAACCACCAATATATTCGTTACAAGCACGCGAGGGGATAAACAGCACACACGCTGCCCCAGCAAATTCAAATAATAGAGCCTCAAAAAGGGCAGAATTTGTGAAACTCAAGCCACTAAAGCAACTAGAGCTAAAAGAGATAAACGCTAGTCTCAGAAGGAACTAACAACCAACCCCCGGCAACCAGCAAAGAACATAGTCACTGGATCTCGAGATCTTCACGATTTAAGTAGCACCTCCGAGCATTGCCTCAGGCCTAACCAGGGTCTGGCCACATAAGAAGTGGAGGGGCTCGCGCTTTCTGTTTCAGATTTCTCACCAAGTACATCACCCTTTCTTTGACAGGGCCAGAGCATCGAACCATCCAACTGCCGAGAGTACAAGCAGTTTTCCTTCACAGAACCTGCATCCCAAGCCAGGGTACATGATTGAAACAAATGTCATTACGATATTTCCATAGCGACCATAGGACAGCAGAATGTAACATGCAGTCCGCTGGGTGATTTTTGTTATTAAACCACCAGGCCATTATGTCTTGAACGGACATTCCAGCTCGCTTCTTGGATATATCAGAGATCACTCTCCACAGTTCTATCGCAACGACACAGTTAAAAAATAAATGATCTACAGATTCAGATTCACCACAGAAAAGACAGATAACATCCTCTACCTGCTGTCTTTTTTGCAGATTATCTCTTGTTAACAGTTTGTTTTTGGCCATAAACCAAAGAAAAATCCGAATCCTCAGGGGGACATTTATTTTCCAAATAACTGTTAAGTTACCCGGCTGAATCCCCCTAAAATTAATAATGTTGTATAAAGATTTAACAGTATAAACTCCTTTAGCTTCATAGTTCcagaggatggtatcctccttatcCTCCAGAACAACATCACGAATGCGACTAAATAGATCATGCCAAATGGCTAGCATTTTTTGGTCAAAACACCTCCTAAAAGTAATTTTCAGGTTAGTGCCATCCCATACTTCACTAATGGAAGCATCATGATCATTGGCAATACTATATAACTCCCAATACTGGGTAGCAAGGGTGGTATGCCCAATCCATTGATCTTCCCAGAATCTAATGCTATTGCCATTACCCACTATCCAAGAATATCCCATTTTAGTGGCTTTAACAGCCCACAGGATCCCTTTCCAGAAGGCGGAAGCACCATTACTAGAACAGGTAAAAATGTTAGGGATGCGAGTTCTATATTTGGCATCAATTACTTGCTTCCAAATCTTGCCCTCATCCTGGAAATATCTCTTAATCCAGGAAGCTAAGAGGCATAAATTCATGTCCGCAATGTTAGGGATGCCTAGACCTCCATGCTGCTTTTGTAGGGTCACATTGCCCCAGGCAGCCAAGTGATATTTATGATGACCCTCATAGTCATCCCAAAAGCAGTGAGCTAGTTGGGAGTTAATTAGCTTTATAGCCCACTTTGGAAATTTAATAATCCCCATAAGATAACTAGGAATAGTAGAAAGGCGGGTCTTCACTAATGTGAGTCTCTTGCCAGAAGACAGTAATCTCCCTCTCCACCCCGCTCCTCTTTTGATAATTTTATCAATAGTAGGTTAGAGCTCACACTTTTTAAGCTTTCTGTGATGGAGGGGGCTCCCAAATATTTAATAGGAAACTCACTAATCTTGCACCCAAGGATTTGAGCAAAAATGCAAATCCCAACTACTCCGGTACCTGTAAAATAATGGAGTCAATTTGGGTAGCGGTAGCACTGAACTGAAGCGCATCGATGCACGCTGCTAGCACATGAATGCTTGACTGTTTGAGCGGCGATGGAGGCCCCAGCAATAAGCTCGAGATATAAAATACTTTGGCCCTGGAtcaatgggttagagttagtttgggttagtttgaactcatctaacccaaaaagatccaaacagaaggattagtttgggttagatgcatctaacccatctaaAAAAACTAACCCATACAAGAGGtgtttatttgggttagttcttcttggGGTCattaaaaaatatttttttctctcgctctccccgcagcagatccctctctacttcctcgaagcttctcctcttctcccttcctccctctcgcaccgcctgtGAAGACGCCTCGCCGTATTCACGCTTCATCTAACCcttccatccaaacacctctttgattAGAATTAGTTCAGGGTTAAAATCTAATGCTAACctttaactgagttagagtatccaaacagggcctttgGTGCACAGTcactcaagctctttgttcacgtgCATCGTGGAATTACATACACCAACGGTTGACACGCAACATGCAAAAGGGGACAAGATTGCATGGGCAAATCAGACAGTACTTTTTTTTCAGAGTACGTCTAGACGTATCATAGCTTCGTAGAACGCAAAATtatctatatcaatataaaaaaATTCAAAGAAGTAGATCCAACAAATCCCGATCATTAAATCCGGTCAATCCAGCGACTCAAACTACTTCAATgatgagcgctcaacacgtttagtgtgCAGTTAAAATCATACCAAATATTAATGTCAATGCTAATCACATAGTTAATACTCAaataatatcctacctaatatttAAGTGTAATTAATATATTACCTAAtatcaacgtgcattgcacgtacacatttacTAGTAAATACAAAGAACACTATCCCTCGTTGTGAACAACGAACGTAGCACGAACACCACACCCAAGCAATTCCGAAGACAACCACTAACGACCAAACAAAAACTACATAGCAGAAGAGCTTGTTCTAACTGAGCACAACACTGCGTATCAACCAACGTCAGACACCTCTGAAGACCACCAGCTTCCACAAAACTTCGCTCGTCGATGCACCATCCACCCTGAATGCTTGAGAGGAGGTGGCGAGTGGATGACAGGACTTGATCAACTCCGAGGAATACACCGTCATGGACACACTGGCGACGGGCGTACATTACGCCGTCGAGGATCAATATAGGACCGCGGTGAACACCGGAGGAGAGTAACGAGGAACCAAGCCGTGGCTCCAAACAGAATGCTCCCGATAGCAGAACGACGTCGAGGACACCGCCATTGTGCCGATTCAACACCAAATCGAGGCTTTCTCCCGGAGACAACCTCCAACTCCAAGCGAGGGATGAAAATGTTGAATTTCCCTcggcgacgcctccaaggaggggtaTGACACCCACGGGCGCCATCGCCGCCGGCTAGGCAAAAGCCGTGCAAGATTTTCATCCGAGTTCCGCACACCTCCACACCTCGCGGTTATTGGCTAGCACCGTCCACGTTCCTTTGTACCACCGCCACTTCAGCACCACGCCATCGTAGCCGCCGGCCGAGGGCCGTCGGCAAACTACATGGCAGAGAGGAACTTGGCCCAACCAACCGCAACAACCCGACAAAGGAATAACATCCACCAACCACTCCAGCAAGGGCTAGGACCGCCCGTGACGACTGTCACCTAGACCAAGGGACAACCTTGCGACGACCCAGCACCAAGCCACGGATAACTCTCATGTGGTCACCACCGGGACTGCTGCTCGCTGCATAGACACGGAGTAACCGACCACTCGTTGCTCGCCAGGAACTCTATCCTAGTCGAGCCAGCATAGTGTTGCGGCCCACCTGACCTGCAACTCGCGCCGTCGCCTCCAGAGCACGCCAGTCCGTGCCGCCCCACCGCCGCTTTCCCTTGCCAGACACCCGCTCCACCACGCGTCCTGCCGTGTACCGTCCCGCACCACGCCAAACCACCACAAGTTGCCTGTACCACCACGGTGCCCAACGCCCGTGGAGGCGCGACGCCACCCGGCCTATTGGCTGCAGCAACCAAGGCCTGATCGGCCAGGTGCAGATCCAGATCGTGTcggaccaggacgggaccaagcaaCAGTCCGCCGCGACCACAGACACCATCACCGAACGCGGCACACACCACCGCTGTCGCCATCACGACGAACCTCCATTGGACCATCGCAGCACCTCACTGCCAAGAGCACCCGTCGAAAGCACCGCACCATGGCCAGAGAGGAGGGCAGCCGCGCCAGGGGGGAGGGGGGAAGGGACGAAGGAGGCCGACGGCAGGGATTTAGGGTGCCCCACGTGTCGCCTCGAGAGAGGGATGCGGAGTCGGGGTAGCCTCACACCAAAGGAGGGACCAAAGGAGAGTACTTTGAGAGATAGTACATGTGACCCCGCAAAAAATAAAAGAGAACTATATGTTGCACAAAAATTATATGGGTCCGTCAAATGCTTATCTGACTAGACTTTGTTATGTGCAGATCTAAGTGAAATCAACTCATTTGTGTGGTTCCTTTTACCTCtccatcatttttttcttcttattttcgtTTCTCGTGCATATTTTTTATAGGTGTGTTGTTTTTGTTTGTCTATTGATGCAGCCTTTGTCTGTTGGACAGAGCTTTTGAGTTTTTTTACTTTGtatttgaacatttaaaaaaaaGAATTTCTCCTAGCTAGTGTGCTTTACTTTGTCTTGTGTTTTTTTCTCTGAATCACCCGAAAGAAAAAGTAGACTATATTTACACACACACATTTGGACAAAAAATAGAAGAAGAATACAAAAGAATGGAAGAAAAAATCACAAAAAGGAAGCATACTGGGTCAAAAGAAAACATAATGAGAAAGTACTAGAATCTCGTGTTTTGTTGTCACGGTCGCGGTCACGTTGAGGGCGTGTAGTTGTGAATGCAACATTTGCAGTTGCATGTCTAGTTGTGGACATGCAACTGCTCACGCCCCGACAAAATGACACTTCTGCAATCGCTCGCACCCAAACAAACCGAGTGGCAGTCGCTTTGAAGGTGTGTTGTTGCAGTCGGGGCCAACACTTGTTGTTGTGTGTCTACTGGCGAAACATGCAACGCCCCCTCCCACCCCTCTCGTTCCCGGCAACGTTGCTTCCGCATCACCCACCCTCCACCACCTGCAAGTTGCAATCGAGGggcaacacttgcagttgcatgtccAAAGGGCCCGGTTAGTTTTGCTGCTAAGATTTTAAACAACAGACTTCAAAATTACATGAAAAAATTGAAACATTTCTTTAGTTTCTCAAATATCCAGTGATATTTGCAAACCTAGGACCTAAACAAAATAATC
The sequence above is a segment of the Triticum dicoccoides isolate Atlit2015 ecotype Zavitan chromosome 1A, WEW_v2.0, whole genome shotgun sequence genome. Coding sequences within it:
- the LOC119316978 gene encoding UDP-glycosyltransferase 73C4-like — translated: MASTEREHGEKLRILIVPFFATSHIAPHTDLAVRLAAARPGTVEPRVAVTPANVPVVRSALDRHGHSMASRAVRIATYPFPEVGGLKPGVENLSTAGADAWRIEAAAIDEALTRPAQEALVRELSPDAVFTDVHFFWNSIIAGELGLPCITFSVIGPFSNIVMHHLGGTVTVDGDSGCQEVAVPSFLGPEIRIPRAELPEFLRYQEKDDGFSSPIMAGQARCFGVVVNTFMDLESEYCELYARLGHVKRAYFVRPVSLPLPPAGASAGESPCIRWLGSMPRCSVVYVCFGTYASISGDQLWELALGLEASGKPFLWVLRAEGWAPPAGWEERVGKRGVLVRGWAPQTAILAHPAVGAFLTHCGSSSLLEAAAAGVPMLTWPLVFDQFIEERLVTDVLKIGEKVWSGARSTKEEEKETVPAEAVAQAVARFLEPGGTGEAARGRALELAVKARAAVLDGGSSSCDLRRPIDDLMGTREAVAGGDTSTSRSAEI